From the genome of Ectobacillus sp. JY-23, one region includes:
- a CDS encoding TetR/AcrR family transcriptional regulator, which produces MAKHNVHASVKDEKLVMKRREQMVKGAVQLFKQKGFHRTTTREIAKAAGFSIGTLYEYIRTKDDVLYLVCDSIYDNVKERLEQALSLDKVSVLSLRQAIANYFKVMDELQEEVLIMYQEARSLSKESIPYVLKKELEMVQMFEDLLRQCAEDEGISLTEKEIGAIAHNIFVQGQMWGFRRWVMQRLYTLEEYTELQSNYLLYGMYMRKEEMGK; this is translated from the coding sequence ATGGCAAAACATAATGTGCATGCTTCGGTGAAGGATGAAAAGCTAGTGATGAAGCGGCGCGAGCAGATGGTAAAGGGTGCTGTGCAGTTATTTAAGCAGAAGGGTTTTCATCGTACAACAACACGTGAAATTGCAAAAGCAGCAGGCTTTAGTATCGGGACGTTGTATGAATATATACGTACAAAGGATGATGTACTGTACCTAGTATGTGACAGTATTTATGACAACGTGAAGGAACGCCTTGAGCAAGCGCTCAGTCTGGATAAAGTGAGTGTGTTGAGCTTGCGGCAGGCAATCGCTAACTACTTTAAAGTTATGGATGAACTGCAGGAGGAAGTGCTCATTATGTATCAGGAAGCGCGTTCTCTTTCTAAGGAGTCCATACCTTATGTGTTGAAAAAAGAGCTTGAGATGGTTCAGATGTTTGAGGATTTATTGCGACAATGCGCTGAAGATGAAGGAATTTCGTTAACAGAAAAGGAGATTGGCGCAATTGCTCATAACATTTTTGTCCAAGGTCAAATGTGGGGCTTTCGTCGTTGGGTTATGCAGAGATTATATACATTAGAAGAATATACAGAACTGCAAAGCAATTATTTACTGTACGGTATGTATATGAGAAAAGAGGAGATGGGGAAATGA
- a CDS encoding acyl-CoA dehydrogenase, protein MQFKLTEEHEMIRKMVRDFARNEVAPTAAERDEEERFDREIFDKMAELGLTGIPWPEEYGGIGSDYLAYVIAVEELSRVCASTGVTLSAHTSLAGWPIYKFGSEEQKQKYLRPMAEGTKIGAYGLTEPGSGSDAGGMRTTAKRDGDHYVLNGSKIFITNGGIADIYVVFALTDPTSKQRGTTAFIVESNTPGFSVGKKESKLGIRSSPTTEIMFEDCRIPVENRLGEEGQGFKIAMQTLDGGRNGIAAQAVGIAQGALDASVEYAKEREQFGKPIAAQQGIGFKLADMATSIEAARLLTYQAAWLESEGLPYGKESAMSKLFAGDTAMKVTTEAVQVFGGYGYTKDYPVERFMRDAKITQIYEGTQEIQRLVISRMITK, encoded by the coding sequence ATGCAATTCAAATTAACAGAAGAACATGAAATGATTCGCAAAATGGTTCGAGATTTTGCTAGAAATGAAGTGGCGCCGACTGCGGCAGAACGTGACGAAGAAGAACGTTTTGACAGAGAAATTTTTGACAAAATGGCTGAGCTTGGTTTAACGGGTATTCCTTGGCCGGAAGAGTACGGCGGTATCGGTAGCGATTACCTAGCGTATGTGATTGCGGTAGAAGAGCTTTCTCGCGTATGCGCCTCTACAGGTGTTACACTGTCTGCTCACACATCTCTTGCCGGTTGGCCTATTTATAAATTTGGTTCAGAAGAACAAAAGCAAAAATACTTACGTCCGATGGCAGAAGGAACAAAGATCGGCGCGTACGGCTTAACGGAGCCAGGCTCAGGCTCGGATGCGGGCGGTATGAGAACAACAGCGAAGCGCGATGGTGATCATTATGTATTGAATGGTTCAAAGATCTTCATCACAAACGGCGGCATAGCTGACATCTACGTTGTGTTTGCTTTAACAGATCCAACCTCTAAGCAGCGCGGCACAACTGCTTTTATTGTAGAAAGCAATACACCAGGATTTTCTGTTGGTAAGAAAGAAAGCAAGCTTGGCATTCGCTCTTCACCTACAACGGAAATCATGTTTGAAGATTGCCGCATTCCTGTTGAGAATCGTCTTGGTGAAGAAGGGCAGGGCTTTAAAATTGCAATGCAAACACTCGATGGAGGCCGCAACGGCATTGCTGCACAAGCGGTGGGAATCGCACAGGGAGCGTTGGATGCTTCCGTGGAATATGCAAAAGAGCGTGAACAATTCGGCAAGCCAATCGCTGCCCAGCAAGGCATTGGGTTTAAATTAGCGGATATGGCAACGAGCATCGAGGCAGCTCGTTTATTAACATACCAAGCGGCATGGCTTGAATCAGAAGGCTTACCTTATGGAAAAGAGTCAGCGATGTCCAAGCTATTTGCAGGTGACACTGCGATGAAAGTAACAACAGAAGCTGTGCAAGTCTTTGGCGGCTATGGCTATACAAAGGATTACCCTGTAGAACGCTTCATGCGCGATGCGAAAATCACACAAATTTATGAGGGTACACAAGAGATTCAAAGGTTGGTAATTTCTCGTATGATTACCAAGTAA
- a CDS encoding acyl-CoA dehydrogenase: protein MKLLFTEEQEMMRKMVRDFAEKEIVPFIPMMEQGEFPREVIRKMGELGLMGIPIPEKYGGAGMDFISYILAINELSRVSATIGVILAVHTSVGTNPILYFGTEEQKSKYVPKLASGEYLGAFALTEPSAGSDAGSLKTRAVKEGDVYRLNGSKVFITNGGEADTYIVFASTNPAVGKRGISAFIVEKGTPGLIVGKDEHKMGLHGSRTVQLTFEDMRIPVENLLGKEGDGFKVAMANLDVGRIGIGAQALGIAEAALQCATSYAREREQFGKPISAQQGIGFKLADMATSVEAAKLLVYRAASLQAQGMNCGKEAAMAKLFASRTAVDVAIEAVQVYGGYGYTTDYPVERYFRDAKVCEIYEGTSEIQRMVISKSL from the coding sequence ATGAAGCTACTATTTACAGAAGAACAAGAAATGATGAGGAAAATGGTCAGAGATTTTGCGGAGAAGGAAATCGTTCCGTTTATTCCTATGATGGAACAAGGCGAGTTTCCGCGCGAGGTTATTCGTAAAATGGGAGAGCTCGGTCTTATGGGAATCCCTATTCCTGAGAAATACGGCGGCGCAGGTATGGACTTTATTTCTTATATTTTAGCGATTAACGAGCTGTCACGCGTGAGTGCCACAATCGGTGTTATTTTGGCGGTTCATACTTCTGTAGGAACGAACCCAATCTTGTACTTCGGTACAGAGGAACAGAAAAGCAAGTATGTCCCGAAGCTTGCTAGCGGCGAGTATTTGGGGGCTTTTGCTTTAACAGAACCGAGCGCTGGCTCAGATGCCGGTAGTCTGAAAACGAGAGCTGTTAAGGAAGGCGATGTATACCGCTTGAACGGCTCCAAAGTATTTATTACAAACGGCGGGGAGGCAGATACGTATATTGTGTTTGCATCTACAAATCCAGCGGTCGGCAAGCGCGGTATCTCGGCATTCATTGTAGAAAAGGGAACCCCAGGACTTATCGTAGGAAAAGATGAACATAAAATGGGTCTGCATGGATCCCGCACGGTACAGCTTACGTTTGAAGATATGAGAATTCCGGTAGAGAATTTGCTTGGCAAAGAAGGAGATGGCTTTAAGGTTGCGATGGCAAACCTGGATGTCGGCCGTATTGGGATTGGAGCACAGGCGCTGGGAATCGCTGAGGCGGCGCTGCAGTGCGCGACCTCTTATGCAAGGGAAAGGGAGCAGTTCGGTAAGCCTATTTCTGCCCAGCAAGGTATTGGCTTTAAGCTAGCTGATATGGCAACGAGTGTCGAGGCGGCAAAATTGCTTGTATATCGCGCGGCATCCCTGCAGGCACAAGGAATGAATTGTGGCAAGGAAGCGGCTATGGCTAAGCTTTTTGCTTCACGTACTGCGGTTGACGTAGCAATTGAGGCGGTGCAGGTATACGGGGGATACGGTTATACGACCGACTATCCGGTAGAGCGCTATTTCCGTGATGCGAAGGTATGTGAAATCTATGAAGGCACGAGTGAAATTCAAAGAATGGTTATTAGCAAGAGTTTGTAA
- a CDS encoding 3-hydroxybutyryl-CoA dehydrogenase has translation MNVGRIVVIGAGQMGSGIAQVCAAAGYTVSMQDLKQEQLDKGMAIIAKNLSRQVEKGRLTEEDKQATLSRITPTVDVSCAKEADLIIEAAVERMDIKKQIFKQLDEIAPQHAILATNTSSLPITEIAAVTKRPEQVIGMHFMNPVPVMKLVEIIRGLATTDAVYETIEGITKQIGKVPVEVNDFPGFVSNRILLPMINEAIYALYEGVATKEAIDDVMKLGMNHPMGPLTLADFIGLDTCLYIMEVLHEGLGDSKYRPCPLLRKYVSAGWLGKKTGRGFYIYE, from the coding sequence ATGAACGTAGGACGAATTGTCGTCATAGGAGCAGGTCAAATGGGATCAGGGATCGCACAGGTTTGTGCCGCAGCTGGATATACAGTAAGCATGCAGGACCTGAAGCAGGAGCAGCTTGATAAAGGAATGGCAATCATTGCGAAAAATTTGTCTCGCCAGGTAGAGAAGGGGCGTTTAACGGAAGAAGACAAACAAGCGACTTTAAGCCGCATTACGCCAACAGTAGATGTATCCTGTGCAAAGGAAGCGGATTTAATCATTGAGGCAGCGGTAGAGCGCATGGATATTAAGAAGCAAATTTTCAAGCAGCTGGATGAAATCGCACCGCAGCATGCCATTTTGGCGACGAATACATCCTCCTTGCCGATTACAGAGATTGCGGCGGTAACAAAACGACCGGAACAAGTCATAGGTATGCATTTTATGAATCCGGTACCCGTAATGAAACTAGTAGAAATCATTCGCGGCTTGGCAACAACGGATGCGGTGTATGAAACAATTGAAGGCATTACAAAGCAAATCGGTAAAGTACCGGTGGAAGTAAATGATTTTCCAGGGTTTGTTTCCAATCGTATTTTATTGCCAATGATTAACGAAGCAATTTACGCCTTATACGAAGGTGTTGCGACAAAGGAAGCAATTGATGATGTCATGAAACTGGGCATGAACCATCCAATGGGACCGCTTACGCTTGCTGATTTTATCGGCTTAGATACTTGCCTTTATATCATGGAGGTTCTACACGAAGGGCTTGGTGACAGCAAATATCGTCCGTGCCCGTTGCTTCGTAAATATGTAAGCGCCGGTTGGCTTGGTAAGAAAACAGGACGCGGCTTCTATATCTATGAATAG
- a CDS encoding acetyl-CoA C-acetyltransferase encodes MGKTVIVGAARTPIGKFGGTLKHVKAAELGGAAIQAALERADVTPDMVEEVIFGTVVQGGQGQIPSRQAARHAGIPWETQTETINKVCASGLRAVTLADQIIRTGDQSIIVAGGMESMSNTPYILKSARWGTRMGHGEMLDLNISDGLSCSFTGVHMGTYGNAVAEEDGISREEQDQWAYESHQKAVAARARFAEEIVPVTIPQRKGEPIIVAQDEAPREDTTTEKLAKLKPVFGGGTITAGNAPGLNDGAAALVLMSEERAQAEGKTPIATVIGQAAIAVEAKDFPRTPGYVINALLKKTGKTAADVDLFEINEAFAAVAIASSRIAGLDMNKVNVNGGAVALGHPIGASGARIIVSLIHELKRRGGGIGVAAICSGGGQGDAIMIEVH; translated from the coding sequence ATGGGAAAAACAGTCATTGTAGGAGCTGCCAGAACACCAATTGGCAAATTTGGAGGCACACTCAAGCATGTGAAGGCTGCGGAGCTTGGGGGAGCTGCGATTCAGGCTGCACTTGAGCGCGCGGACGTAACACCAGATATGGTGGAAGAGGTTATTTTCGGTACGGTTGTACAGGGCGGTCAAGGCCAAATCCCATCCCGTCAAGCAGCACGTCATGCGGGTATCCCGTGGGAGACGCAAACAGAGACGATTAACAAAGTTTGTGCCTCTGGATTGAGAGCGGTTACATTGGCGGATCAAATTATTCGTACCGGCGATCAATCTATAATCGTTGCAGGTGGCATGGAGTCTATGAGCAATACACCATATATTTTAAAAAGCGCACGCTGGGGTACGCGTATGGGTCACGGAGAGATGCTGGATTTAAATATCTCTGACGGTTTATCTTGTTCATTTACAGGCGTTCATATGGGGACGTACGGCAATGCGGTTGCTGAAGAAGATGGAATCTCTCGTGAAGAACAGGACCAATGGGCGTATGAAAGTCATCAAAAAGCGGTAGCTGCGCGCGCGCGATTTGCGGAAGAGATTGTTCCGGTTACAATACCACAGCGTAAAGGCGAACCCATCATTGTGGCACAGGACGAAGCTCCTCGTGAGGATACAACAACGGAAAAGTTGGCGAAGCTAAAGCCTGTTTTTGGCGGCGGTACAATTACGGCAGGGAATGCACCAGGACTCAATGATGGCGCAGCTGCGCTTGTGCTGATGAGCGAGGAGCGCGCTCAAGCAGAAGGAAAAACGCCGATTGCGACGGTTATTGGTCAGGCGGCGATTGCTGTAGAAGCGAAGGACTTCCCGCGCACACCGGGCTATGTCATCAATGCGCTGTTAAAGAAGACGGGCAAAACAGCGGCAGATGTAGATTTATTTGAAATTAATGAGGCGTTTGCAGCGGTGGCGATTGCAAGTAGCCGTATCGCAGGACTTGATATGAATAAAGTAAACGTAAACGGAGGAGCAGTAGCGCTGGGTCACCCAATTGGAGCAAGCGGTGCGCGCATTATTGTTTCTTTGATTCATGAGCTAAAGCGCCGCGGCGGTGGCATCGGTGTTGCGGCTATCTGCAGCGGTGGCGGTCAAGGTGACGCCATTATGATTGAGGTACATTAA
- a CDS encoding heterodisulfide reductase-related iron-sulfur binding cluster, producing MNIWLLVNWLAFLAITGYGVYLFVYLVLTRTAYIKLGKKIEFDNKVKERLELVKVNVFGQKKLLKDKKSGIMHVMFFYGFILVQFGAIDFIWKGLVPGSHLPLGPLYPGFTFFQEIITLLILAAVLWAFHRRYIEKLVRLKRNFKAGLVLIFIGGLMLSVLVGNGAGIIWHGHELSWSEPIASGIAFLLSGIGETGVIVIFYIAWWIHLVILLTFLVYVPQSKHAHLIAGPVNVFFGRLGNPGKLEKIDFEDESQESFGVGKIQDFKQNQLIDLYACVECGRCTNMCPATGTGKMLSPMDLILKLRDHLTDTGAAVTSRTPWVPAFAFASTQGNQLAMAAGQQESAAALAYSPSLIGEVITEEEIWACTTCRNCEDQCPVMNEHVDKIIDLRRYLVLTEGKMDADAQRAMTNIERQGNPWGLNRKQRETWREAREDVHIPTVKEMSKAGEEFEYLFWVGSMGSYDNRSQKIALSFAKLMNEAGIKFAILGNKEKNSGDTPRRLGNEFLFQDLAVKNIEEFEKAGVTKIVTIDPHAYNIFKNEYPDFGLQAEVYHHTELLAQWVQEGKLKPTHEVNEIVTYHDSCYLGRYNEVYEAPRTVLKAIPGVRIVEMERNREKGMCCGAGGGLMWMEEHAGTRINVARTEQALTVNPSVISTGCPYCLTMISDGTKAKEVEESVQTLDVTEILEKSVVG from the coding sequence ATGAATATCTGGCTTCTTGTGAATTGGCTGGCTTTTCTCGCAATTACGGGTTATGGGGTATACCTGTTTGTGTACTTAGTTTTAACGAGAACCGCCTACATCAAGTTGGGAAAAAAGATTGAATTTGATAACAAGGTTAAAGAACGTTTAGAGCTTGTGAAGGTCAATGTATTTGGGCAGAAAAAGCTTTTGAAGGACAAAAAGAGTGGCATTATGCACGTAATGTTCTTTTATGGTTTTATTCTGGTGCAGTTCGGGGCAATTGATTTTATCTGGAAAGGTCTTGTGCCGGGCTCTCATTTGCCGCTTGGTCCTTTATATCCAGGCTTTACGTTCTTTCAAGAAATCATCACTTTACTCATTTTAGCTGCAGTATTGTGGGCTTTTCACCGTCGCTATATTGAGAAATTGGTACGCTTAAAACGCAATTTTAAAGCAGGCCTTGTTCTTATTTTTATCGGCGGTCTTATGCTTTCGGTATTGGTCGGAAACGGTGCAGGCATCATCTGGCACGGACATGAGTTATCGTGGAGCGAGCCGATTGCATCCGGTATTGCGTTTTTGCTTTCTGGCATTGGTGAGACGGGCGTCATTGTTATTTTTTACATTGCTTGGTGGATTCACCTTGTTATTTTATTAACGTTTTTAGTATACGTGCCTCAATCGAAGCACGCTCATTTAATAGCTGGTCCTGTAAACGTTTTCTTTGGTCGCCTTGGCAATCCAGGCAAGCTTGAGAAAATCGATTTTGAAGACGAATCACAAGAATCCTTCGGGGTAGGTAAAATTCAAGACTTTAAGCAAAATCAGCTCATCGATTTGTACGCTTGCGTAGAGTGCGGTCGATGTACAAATATGTGTCCGGCAACAGGTACAGGAAAGATGCTGTCGCCAATGGATTTAATTCTAAAGCTGCGCGACCATCTGACGGATACAGGTGCCGCGGTTACATCACGTACACCATGGGTACCGGCGTTCGCATTTGCCAGCACACAAGGTAATCAGCTGGCGATGGCAGCGGGACAGCAGGAATCAGCGGCTGCATTGGCGTACAGTCCAAGCTTGATTGGCGAGGTTATTACTGAAGAAGAAATCTGGGCTTGTACAACGTGCCGCAACTGTGAAGATCAATGTCCAGTTATGAATGAACATGTTGATAAAATCATTGACCTGCGCCGTTATCTTGTACTAACAGAAGGCAAGATGGATGCGGATGCACAGCGCGCGATGACTAATATCGAGCGTCAAGGCAATCCTTGGGGTCTAAATAGAAAGCAGCGCGAAACATGGCGTGAGGCGCGCGAGGACGTTCATATTCCAACGGTGAAGGAAATGTCCAAAGCAGGCGAGGAGTTTGAGTATTTATTCTGGGTAGGTTCTATGGGTTCTTATGATAACCGAAGCCAAAAAATTGCACTTTCCTTCGCGAAGCTGATGAATGAAGCAGGCATTAAGTTTGCGATTCTGGGCAACAAGGAAAAGAACTCTGGTGATACACCGCGCCGCCTTGGCAATGAATTTTTGTTCCAGGATCTCGCTGTGAAAAACATTGAAGAGTTTGAAAAAGCGGGCGTTACAAAAATCGTTACGATTGACCCGCATGCTTATAACATCTTTAAAAATGAGTACCCAGACTTTGGTTTACAGGCCGAAGTTTATCATCATACAGAACTGTTGGCACAGTGGGTACAAGAAGGAAAGCTGAAGCCAACACATGAAGTAAATGAAATAGTCACATATCACGACTCTTGCTACCTTGGCCGCTATAACGAGGTATATGAAGCGCCGCGTACTGTATTAAAAGCGATTCCAGGCGTACGCATCGTAGAGATGGAACGCAATCGCGAAAAAGGAATGTGCTGCGGAGCGGGCGGTGGCTTGATGTGGATGGAAGAACATGCCGGTACGCGTATCAATGTCGCGAGAACTGAACAGGCATTAACGGTGAATCCGTCTGTTATTAGTACAGGGTGTCCATATTGCTTGACGATGATTAGCGACGGAACAAAGGCGAAGGAAGTAGAAGAATCTGTTCAAACGCTTGATGTGACCGAAATTCTGGAAAAATCAGTAGTTGGGTAA
- the cls gene encoding cardiolipin synthase: MRYIILFLVLVIAWIMLDLKLGRRAQVRRAKSRSFPYRYSDFELYTYGQTLYDQLFLDIRQAQQHVHILFFIVNNDDVSQKFLRMLKEKAEEGVEVRLLLDRIGSHHLSKESIQALRASGVHFSFCHNPRFPYLLYSINQRNHRKITIIDGSIGYIGGFNIGEEYLGHDPKLGKWRDYHLRVVGEGVQDLQMQFLHDWRDETRENLTKEDKYFPPLQKGKTKHQFIPTDGTYLQHTFLELIQEAQQDLYIGTPYFIPGRKLLRELIAAAKRGVRVAILVPERADHPLVKEAKLPYFRKLLRAGCVIYEFTDGFFHAKIVTVDGRICDIGTANFDLRSLYMNHEINCIMYDSPFLETVKKEVDQDLENSRILSLTDISNPTFSQRCKEWFASIIAFFL; encoded by the coding sequence ATGCGTTATATCATTCTCTTCCTCGTTCTTGTGATTGCATGGATTATGCTAGATTTAAAATTAGGGCGGCGCGCGCAGGTGCGGCGCGCCAAGAGTCGGTCGTTTCCTTATCGTTATAGCGACTTTGAACTGTATACATATGGTCAGACCTTATATGATCAGTTATTTCTAGATATAAGACAAGCGCAACAGCATGTACATATTTTATTTTTCATTGTGAATAATGATGACGTTAGTCAGAAATTTTTACGTATGCTCAAGGAAAAGGCAGAAGAAGGCGTAGAGGTGCGCTTGCTGCTGGACCGAATTGGAAGCCATCACCTTTCTAAGGAGAGCATTCAGGCGCTACGTGCAAGTGGTGTTCATTTCTCTTTTTGTCATAACCCGCGCTTTCCTTACTTGTTGTACTCTATTAACCAGCGCAATCATCGTAAGATTACCATTATCGACGGCAGCATCGGATATATTGGTGGCTTTAATATCGGAGAAGAATATTTGGGACATGATCCTAAACTCGGCAAATGGCGTGACTATCATTTACGCGTAGTTGGAGAAGGTGTGCAGGATTTGCAAATGCAGTTTTTGCATGATTGGCGTGATGAAACACGAGAAAACTTAACAAAGGAAGACAAATACTTTCCGCCTCTTCAAAAAGGAAAGACAAAACATCAGTTTATACCAACAGACGGTACATACCTTCAGCACACCTTTTTAGAACTTATCCAAGAGGCTCAGCAAGACCTATATATTGGAACACCCTACTTCATCCCGGGCCGCAAGCTACTTCGCGAGTTGATTGCCGCTGCCAAGCGCGGTGTTCGCGTAGCAATTTTAGTACCGGAGCGCGCAGATCATCCACTGGTGAAAGAAGCTAAGCTTCCTTATTTCAGAAAGCTGCTTCGCGCCGGATGTGTCATCTATGAATTTACAGATGGTTTTTTTCACGCAAAAATCGTAACTGTTGACGGTCGTATTTGTGATATCGGAACTGCAAATTTTGACTTACGAAGCTTATATATGAATCATGAAATCAACTGTATTATGTATGATTCACCTTTTTTAGAAACCGTTAAAAAGGAAGTAGATCAAGACCTAGAGAACTCTCGGATACTTTCCTTAACCGATATTTCAAATCCGACATTTTCGCAGCGATGCAAGGAATGGTTTGCCAGCATTATCGCATTTTTTCTGTAA
- the uvsE gene encoding UV DNA damage repair endonuclease UvsE: MRIRFGYVSHALSLWDCSPAKTMTFTRWKQLEKQEREERLYDIIRKNITHTMRTIHYNIAHDIPLYRMSSSIVPLATHPEVDFPYLDLFRDMWEELGALINKHSLRVSFHPNQFTLFTSDKPHITDNAVLDMVYHYELLEAMGVEENSFLNIHVGGAYGDKPKAIERFHHNIKKLPIHVKQHMTLENDDKTYTTQETLAVCQAQQIPLVFDYHHHLANPGEQTAEELWPHVFATWNHVDLPPKVHLSSPKSEKEFRAHADYVDLEFIKPFLQVTKAYGKDFDVMIESKAKDKALLKLMDEMAKIRGFKRVGGATLEV, translated from the coding sequence ATGAGAATCAGATTCGGCTATGTATCCCATGCCCTATCACTATGGGATTGCTCTCCCGCCAAGACAATGACCTTTACACGCTGGAAGCAGCTTGAAAAACAAGAGCGTGAGGAGCGATTATATGATATCATCAGGAAAAATATTACACATACCATGCGAACCATACATTATAATATTGCCCACGATATCCCGCTATATCGCATGTCGTCCTCTATCGTGCCGCTCGCTACGCACCCGGAGGTTGATTTCCCCTATCTCGACTTATTCCGGGATATGTGGGAGGAGCTCGGCGCTCTGATTAACAAGCATAGCCTGCGTGTTAGCTTTCATCCCAATCAATTTACACTATTCACAAGTGATAAGCCTCATATTACAGATAATGCAGTACTAGATATGGTCTATCATTATGAACTTCTTGAAGCCATGGGTGTGGAGGAGAATAGTTTTCTAAACATTCACGTAGGTGGTGCTTACGGTGATAAACCAAAAGCAATCGAGCGTTTTCATCATAATATTAAAAAATTGCCGATACATGTGAAGCAGCATATGACACTTGAAAATGATGACAAAACATATACAACCCAAGAAACATTAGCCGTATGCCAAGCGCAACAGATTCCTCTTGTGTTTGACTACCATCATCACCTGGCCAATCCAGGAGAACAAACAGCGGAAGAATTATGGCCGCACGTGTTTGCTACGTGGAATCATGTCGATTTGCCGCCTAAGGTTCATCTTTCTTCCCCTAAATCAGAAAAAGAATTTCGTGCGCATGCGGATTATGTAGATTTGGAATTCATTAAGCCATTTCTTCAAGTCACTAAAGCATACGGTAAAGATTTTGATGTGATGATTGAAAGCAAAGCAAAGGATAAAGCATTGCTGAAGCTGATGGATGAAATGGCGAAAATAAGAGGATTTAAACGAGTAGGGGGCGCTACCCTTGAGGTATAG